CGTGTGACCGACACCGTCTCGCGCGTGACCGGCCGCCCCCCACGGTCCTTCGAGGACTTCGCGCGGGCTCACGCCTCCTTCTGGAAGTAGAAGGCCTCGCGCAGCCGCTCGCCGATGAGCCGCCTCGCGTCGTGCGCGGCGTCGATGAGGCCCGCCAGCAGGACGAAGGGGTGGACCTGGCCGGCGAAGCACCGGTACTCGGCCGGGACTCCCGCCTTGCGCAGTGCCGCCGCGTAGGCCTCGCCATCGTCGCGCAGGGGATCGCACTCGGCGGTGATGACGGTCGCCGCCGGCAATCCGCTCAGGTCATCCGCGCAGGCGGGGGAGAGGCGTGTGTCCGTGGGGCTGGCTCCGCCCGCGTAGCTCTTCAGGAAGAAGTGGAGGTCGCGAGCGGTCATGAAGTGGCCCTCGCTGAACTCCACGTAGCTGGACGTCCTGGGCACCCGTGCATCGGTGAGGGGGTAGATGAGCACCTGATGGACGAGCCCCGGGGAGGTGCCGCGCAGGGTCAGGGCCACGCTCGCGGCGATGTTGCCTCCCGCGCTGTCTCCAGCGACGGCGACCCGGGTGCGGTCCGTGCCGAGACCGGCGCTGCCATCCAGCAGGGCGCGCGTGACGGCCAGACAGTCCTCGTAGGCGGCGGGGAAGGGGTGCTCCGGCGAGCGGCGGTAGTGCACCGATACCACCACGGCCCCTGCATGGCGGGCGATGTCCCGGCACGTCGTGTCGTGGGTGTCCAGATCGCACAGCATCCATCCGCCGCCGTGGAAGTACGCCACGACGGGCAGGCCGGATTGCGTACTCGGGCGGTACACCCGCACCGGTATGGCCCCGGCGGGACCGGGCAGCGTCATGTCGGTGACCTCCGCCAGCTCGGCCGGCTTTCCGGTCAACGGCACGACGGCCGCCAGTTGCGCGCGGTTCTGCTCGACGGTGCACGTGTCGAGCGGCGGTGCGTTGGCCACCATGGCGAGGAAGGCCTGGGCTTGAGGATCGAGGGGCATCCGGGAAGGCTAGTCAGGGGCACACGGTCCCCGCAACCGAGCGGCCCCATCGAGACGCATCCGGTGGGTGATGCCGCGGAGGGATGGATACTCGCCATTCAGCGGCCCTGGCATTGCACCGCGCGAGGGT
The sequence above is drawn from the Archangium gephyra genome and encodes:
- a CDS encoding alpha/beta hydrolase → MPLDPQAQAFLAMVANAPPLDTCTVEQNRAQLAAVVPLTGKPAELAEVTDMTLPGPAGAIPVRVYRPSTQSGLPVVAYFHGGGWMLCDLDTHDTTCRDIARHAGAVVVSVHYRRSPEHPFPAAYEDCLAVTRALLDGSAGLGTDRTRVAVAGDSAGGNIAASVALTLRGTSPGLVHQVLIYPLTDARVPRTSSYVEFSEGHFMTARDLHFFLKSYAGGASPTDTRLSPACADDLSGLPAATVITAECDPLRDDGEAYAAALRKAGVPAEYRCFAGQVHPFVLLAGLIDAAHDARRLIGERLREAFYFQKEA